One region of Rattus norvegicus strain BN/NHsdMcwi chromosome 13, GRCr8, whole genome shotgun sequence genomic DNA includes:
- the Nop10l2 gene encoding H/ACA ribonucleoprotein complex subunit 3-like, whose translation MFLQYYLNEQGDHVYTLKKFDPMGQQTCSAHPARFSPDDKYSRHRITIKKCFKVLMTQQPRPVL comes from the coding sequence ATGTTTCTCCAGTATTACCTCAACGAGCAGGGCGATCACGTCTATACTCTAAAGAAATTTGACCCCATGGGACAACAGACTTGCTCTGCCCATCCTGCTCGATTCTCCCCAGATGACAAATACTCAAGACACCGAATCACCATCAAGAAATGCTTCAAGGTGCTCATGACCCAGCAACCAAGACCTGTCCTCTGA